In the genome of Vicia villosa cultivar HV-30 ecotype Madison, WI linkage group LG7, Vvil1.0, whole genome shotgun sequence, one region contains:
- the LOC131617569 gene encoding phytohormone-binding protein CSBP-like, giving the protein MAKEFNQQAEICVRLETLWHALSKDMIVTIPKIIPNIVKDLKVIEGSGGVGTVLLFTFFSGVSPVSYQKEKITEIDDSSHEIGLQVIEGGYLNQGFSYYKTSFKLSAIGDDKTLVNVKISYDYQLEVEETTFPLKTLESALHFLKCLETHIMNDA; this is encoded by the exons ATGGCAAAAGAATTCAACCAGCAAGCTGAGATTTGTGTAAGGTTAGAAACCTTGTGGCATGCTCTGTCCAAAGATATGATAGTAACAATTCCGAAGATCATACCAAACATTGTGAAAGATCTCAAAGTGATTGAAGGCAGTGGAGGAGTCGGTACTGTCTTGCTTTTCACTTTCTTCTCAG GTGTATCTCCAGTAAGTTACCAGAAGGAGAAGATAACAGAGATTGATGATTCATCCCATGAAATTGGATTACAAGTGATTGAAGGAGGATATTTGAATCAAGGTTTCTCATACTATAAAACAAGTTTCAAGCTATCTGCCATAGGTGATGATAAGACTTTGGTTAATGTGAAGATCTCATATGATTATCAGttggaagttgaggaaactactTTTCCATTGAAAACATTAGAATCTGCTTTACACTTTCTTAAATGCTTAGAAACACATATTATGAATGATGCTTGA